The following coding sequences lie in one Pseudomonas sp. B33.4 genomic window:
- a CDS encoding RNA polymerase sigma factor: protein MSEVRARVEQVYREDSRRILATLIRLLGDFDLAEEALHEAYFVAVERWQRDGVPDNPRTWLVSTGRFKAIDVLRRRARFKASQPLLLAQLEELEQADWSGEDVEDDRLRLIFTCCHPALAADAQVPLTLREVCDLTTEEIARAFLCAPAAIAQRIVRAKAKIRDAKIPYQVPSLSELPERLDSVLRVIYLVFNEGYSASGGAELTREDLTREAIRLGRLLMELLPEPEVMGLLAMMLLHESRRAARTSAEGELVLLDDQDRSLWDSKLIAEGCALVERALTTRRFGPYCLQAAIAAVHAEAPTAAETDWEQIVGLYDVLLRAVPSPVIELNRAVAVAKRDGTLAGLNLIEGILARGELQDYHLAHSARAEFCRQLGRVEEARAAYLRALELTRQEPERRFIEGRLSALELPSP from the coding sequence ATGTCTGAGGTTCGGGCGCGGGTCGAGCAGGTCTATCGCGAAGACTCGCGGCGGATTCTGGCGACGCTGATTCGCCTGTTGGGTGATTTCGACCTCGCCGAAGAAGCCTTGCATGAGGCGTACTTCGTCGCGGTCGAGCGCTGGCAGCGCGACGGCGTGCCGGACAACCCGCGCACCTGGCTGGTGTCGACCGGGCGCTTTAAGGCAATTGATGTGTTGCGTCGACGTGCACGCTTCAAAGCTTCACAGCCCTTGCTGTTGGCGCAGCTGGAAGAACTCGAGCAGGCCGACTGGAGTGGTGAAGATGTGGAAGACGATCGCCTGCGGCTGATCTTCACCTGTTGCCACCCGGCGCTGGCGGCGGATGCGCAAGTGCCGCTGACGTTGCGTGAAGTCTGCGACCTCACCACCGAGGAAATCGCCCGCGCCTTTCTCTGCGCGCCAGCGGCGATTGCCCAGCGCATCGTGCGCGCGAAAGCCAAGATCCGTGACGCAAAAATCCCTTATCAAGTACCGAGCCTGAGCGAATTGCCCGAGCGCCTCGACAGCGTGTTACGGGTGATTTATCTGGTGTTCAACGAAGGCTATTCGGCGTCGGGCGGGGCTGAATTGACCCGGGAGGATTTGACCCGTGAGGCGATCAGGCTGGGGCGGTTGTTGATGGAGTTGCTGCCGGAACCGGAAGTGATGGGGCTGTTGGCGATGATGTTGTTGCATGAATCGCGACGGGCGGCGCGCACTTCGGCGGAGGGTGAACTGGTGCTGCTGGATGATCAGGATCGTTCATTGTGGGATAGCAAGTTGATCGCTGAAGGTTGTGCGCTGGTTGAGCGTGCGCTGACTACGCGGCGGTTCGGGCCGTATTGTTTGCAGGCGGCGATTGCGGCGGTGCATGCCGAGGCACCAACGGCAGCAGAAACCGATTGGGAGCAGATCGTTGGCTTGTATGACGTGCTGTTGCGCGCGGTGCCTTCGCCGGTGATCGAGTTGAACCGGGCGGTGGCGGTGGCCAAGCGTGATGGGACGTTGGCGGGGTTGAATCTGATTGAAGGTATTTTGGCCCGGGGTGAGCTGCAGGATTATCACTTGGCGCATTCGGCGCGGGCGGAATTTTGTCGGCAGTTGGGCAGGGTGGAAGAGGCGAGGGCGGCGTATTTGCGCGCCTTGGAGCTTACGCGGCAGGAACCGGAACGGCGGTTTATTGAAGGGCGGCTTTCGGCGCTGGAATTGCCCTCACCCTAG
- a CDS encoding LysR family transcriptional regulator, whose protein sequence is MISQEVLLAFVQAATQGSFSAAARKLGRSQSTISAAVASLEIDLDLQLFDRSSRKPTLTPAGHVMLQRAEAILAASSRLEMTARQLSQGVEPKLTVAISDTYQSYRFEAALVDFEQRYPDLELECLIAECDDLVELVQRGRAHLAFAEMQESYPPDLVTSTVAERTEIALFVSRDHALAKLDHIDQHILEQHRELRLATIVNPYDSRGKGRVWSAPSYLMLLEMAEKGFGWAPLPRWLAQRFGNDLLVELKVRGWPKPVFVDALWSRLYPPGPAGSWLLSKMLE, encoded by the coding sequence ATGATTTCACAGGAAGTGCTGCTGGCATTTGTCCAGGCTGCCACCCAAGGTTCGTTTTCGGCAGCGGCGCGCAAGCTCGGGCGCAGCCAGTCGACCATCAGCGCGGCGGTGGCCAGCCTGGAGATCGATCTGGATCTGCAACTGTTCGATCGCAGCAGCCGCAAACCGACGCTGACCCCGGCCGGGCATGTGATGCTGCAACGCGCCGAGGCGATTCTGGCGGCCAGCAGCCGCCTGGAAATGACCGCCCGGCAATTGTCCCAAGGCGTTGAGCCAAAGCTGACCGTGGCGATTTCCGATACTTATCAGTCGTACCGTTTTGAAGCGGCGTTAGTGGACTTCGAACAGCGTTATCCGGACCTGGAGCTGGAGTGCCTGATCGCCGAATGCGATGACCTGGTCGAGTTGGTGCAGCGTGGTCGCGCGCATCTGGCATTCGCGGAAATGCAAGAGAGCTACCCGCCGGATCTGGTCACCTCGACCGTGGCCGAGCGCACGGAGATCGCCTTGTTCGTTAGTCGCGACCATGCGCTGGCCAAGCTTGATCACATTGATCAGCACATCCTCGAGCAGCATCGCGAGTTGCGCCTGGCGACGATCGTCAATCCGTATGACAGTCGTGGCAAAGGTCGCGTGTGGTCGGCGCCGAGTTACCTGATGCTGCTGGAAATGGCCGAGAAGGGCTTTGGCTGGGCGCCGTTGCCGCGCTGGCTGGCGCAGCGGTTTGGCAATGATCTGTTGGTCGAGTTGAAAGTGCGCGGGTGGCCGAAACCGGTGTTTGTCGATGCGTTGTGGTCGCGGCTGTATCCACCGGGGCCGGCGGGGAGTTGGTTGTTGAGCAAGATGCTGGAGTAG
- a CDS encoding methyl-accepting chemotaxis protein has protein sequence MLQKSLRAQILALLSGSLLAVLLIALACFHFLSNGVQSYSQLIAGPLHTSQLIDEANLQFKVQVQEWKNVLLRGKQPADLAKYWGQFEDRQRDVQNILGELAGQKGIEPSLKARIERLRDEHRQLGSAYQRGRDAYVAAGGDPTAGDTAVKGVDRATSDQMSELVAELRKQGTEQSALISAEADRTVLFGLLVMLASGLLIGLLSLWLVNRNLVEPIRKLIDYVTQLSRGKLAERVVSDRQDELGNLAAAANTLRDFLADTFTRLQRSASDLDSASGELNAIATTMAGGTNEQFNRTDQVATAMNEMSATAQEVARHAADAARAADDADQSAQQGEKVMQSTIHSITQMRGEIANTATVIRRLEADSGRIGKVLEVIRGIAEQTNLLALNAAIEAARAGEAGRGFAVVADEVRNLAQRTAESIIEINQIIQSVQTGAVDAAQAIDSGQTRSDESVEQVTQAGAMLERITHAVEAIRDMNRQIATAAEEQTSVAEDISRNLTEITSIASTNLDNVQRTESASQNLHGLSGQLNEVTARLSA, from the coding sequence ATGCTGCAAAAATCCCTGAGAGCGCAAATTCTCGCCCTGCTGAGCGGCAGCCTGCTGGCGGTGCTGTTGATCGCGCTGGCCTGTTTTCATTTCCTCTCCAACGGCGTGCAAAGCTACAGCCAGTTGATCGCCGGTCCCCTGCACACCTCGCAATTGATCGACGAAGCCAACCTGCAATTCAAGGTGCAGGTGCAGGAGTGGAAAAACGTCCTGCTGCGCGGCAAGCAACCGGCGGATCTGGCCAAGTATTGGGGCCAGTTCGAAGATCGTCAGCGCGATGTGCAGAACATCCTTGGTGAACTGGCCGGGCAGAAAGGCATTGAGCCCAGTCTGAAAGCGCGCATCGAGCGTCTGCGTGACGAACACCGTCAACTGGGTAGCGCTTATCAGAGGGGACGCGATGCCTACGTGGCCGCCGGTGGCGATCCGACGGCGGGTGACACAGCGGTCAAAGGCGTTGATCGCGCCACCAGCGATCAGATGAGCGAACTGGTCGCTGAATTGCGCAAGCAAGGTACAGAGCAGTCGGCGCTGATCAGTGCCGAGGCCGATCGCACGGTGTTGTTTGGTTTGCTGGTGATGCTCGCGTCGGGGCTGTTGATCGGCCTGTTGAGTCTGTGGCTGGTCAACCGCAACCTGGTCGAGCCGATCCGCAAACTCATCGATTACGTCACCCAGTTGAGTCGCGGCAAACTGGCCGAGCGTGTAGTCAGCGACCGTCAGGATGAGTTGGGCAATCTCGCTGCAGCGGCCAACACCCTGCGTGATTTTCTCGCCGACACCTTCACCCGCTTGCAGCGCAGCGCCAGCGATCTGGACAGCGCCAGCGGTGAGTTGAACGCCATCGCCACGACCATGGCCGGCGGCACCAACGAACAGTTCAACCGCACCGATCAGGTGGCCACGGCGATGAATGAAATGTCCGCCACTGCGCAGGAAGTGGCGCGTCACGCCGCCGATGCCGCGCGTGCTGCCGACGATGCCGATCAGTCCGCCCAACAGGGTGAAAAGGTCATGCAGAGCACCATCCACTCGATCACTCAGATGCGCGGCGAAATCGCCAACACCGCCACGGTGATCCGTCGCCTGGAAGCCGACAGCGGCCGCATCGGCAAAGTGCTGGAAGTGATTCGCGGCATCGCCGAGCAGACCAATCTGCTGGCACTCAACGCCGCGATTGAAGCGGCGCGGGCCGGTGAGGCCGGGCGTGGTTTTGCCGTGGTCGCCGATGAAGTGCGCAACCTCGCACAGCGCACCGCCGAGTCGATCATCGAGATCAACCAGATCATTCAGAGCGTGCAGACTGGTGCGGTGGATGCGGCGCAAGCCATCGACAGCGGTCAGACGCGCAGCGATGAAAGTGTCGAGCAAGTGACTCAGGCCGGCGCGATGCTGGAGCGCATTACTCACGCGGTGGAAGCGATCCGCGACATGAACCGTCAGATCGCTACCGCTGCGGAGGAGCAGACGTCGGTGGCCGAGGACATCTCGCGCAACCTCACCGAGATCACCTCGATCGCCAGCACCAACCTCGACAACGTGCAGCGCACCGAAAGCGCCAGCCAGAACCTGCATGGTCTGTCAGGGCAACTCAATGAAGTCACCGCTCGCCTGAGCGCCTGA
- a CDS encoding YciI family protein — protein MKYLCLVYSDERLLHSSPDSPEDAECWAYAESIQGSGRMVAAEALESVQTATTVRMRNGKLSITDGPFAETKEQLAGFYLIDAKDLNEAIQVAGNIPAARVGSVEVRPVRQLNV, from the coding sequence ATGAAGTATTTATGCCTGGTCTACAGCGACGAGCGTCTGCTGCATTCATCGCCCGACAGCCCGGAGGACGCCGAGTGCTGGGCCTACGCCGAGTCGATTCAGGGCAGCGGGCGGATGGTTGCCGCCGAGGCGCTGGAGTCGGTGCAGACCGCCACCACGGTGCGCATGCGCAACGGCAAGTTGTCGATCACCGATGGCCCGTTCGCTGAAACCAAGGAGCAATTGGCTGGTTTCTACCTGATCGACGCCAAGGATCTCAACGAAGCGATCCAGGTCGCCGGCAACATTCCGGCGGCGCGGGTTGGCAGCGTTGAAGTACGCCCGGTGCGGCAGTTGAATGTCTGA
- a CDS encoding LysR family transcriptional regulator has translation MNKLELLRTFVRVSELSSFTLAGESLGLPRSTVSEHVQALEALVGTRLLQRTTRKVQATQDGLVLYERSKDLLSHMDEIEGLFRQDEASLTGRIRVDLPNILARRLIMPRLPQFMDRHPNLELEISSTDRRVDLLSEGFDCVVRIGAQPDQSVVARHLGDFPMVNCASPAYLERYGVPQSLEDLAQHRLVHYVGVLGSRSEGFVYEEGGQVKRLPMAGSITVNSTDAYESACLGGFGLTQVPRTGMQPHLDNGELVTVLPQFTAPAMGISLLYARQRHLPLRVRVFMDWLGDLIRSAL, from the coding sequence ATGAACAAACTGGAACTGCTGCGCACCTTCGTCCGTGTCAGCGAGCTGTCGAGTTTCACCCTCGCTGGCGAGAGCTTGGGCTTACCGAGATCGACCGTTTCCGAGCATGTGCAAGCGCTCGAAGCACTGGTCGGCACGCGCCTGCTGCAACGCACCACACGCAAGGTGCAGGCGACTCAGGACGGACTGGTGCTGTACGAACGCAGCAAGGATCTGCTCTCGCACATGGACGAGATTGAAGGGTTGTTCCGCCAGGACGAGGCTTCGCTGACCGGGCGTATTCGCGTCGACCTGCCGAACATTCTCGCGCGACGCCTGATCATGCCGCGCCTGCCGCAATTCATGGATCGCCATCCGAATCTGGAGCTGGAAATCAGCAGCACCGACCGCCGCGTCGACCTGCTCAGCGAAGGCTTCGATTGCGTGGTGAGGATTGGCGCACAGCCGGATCAATCGGTGGTCGCCCGGCACCTCGGTGACTTCCCCATGGTCAATTGCGCCAGCCCTGCCTATCTCGAACGCTACGGTGTGCCGCAGTCGCTGGAAGATCTCGCGCAGCATCGATTGGTGCATTACGTCGGCGTACTCGGTTCGCGTTCGGAAGGATTTGTGTACGAGGAGGGCGGGCAGGTGAAACGATTGCCGATGGCAGGCAGCATTACTGTCAACAGCACTGACGCTTACGAGTCGGCGTGCCTCGGCGGCTTCGGTCTGACGCAGGTGCCGCGCACCGGCATGCAACCACATCTGGATAACGGCGAACTGGTGACGGTGCTACCGCAATTCACGGCGCCGGCGATGGGCATTTCATTGCTGTATGCGCGACAACGGCATCTGCCGTTGCGGGTGCGGGTGTTTATGGATTGGCTCGGCGACCTGATTCGCTCCGCGCTCTAA
- a CDS encoding inorganic phosphate transporter, translated as MATPSLTASPASAASGRPALDKKTSPFTYVIFFAVLAMGMLFTAYSLMHDMHELGTVVTTWTPFLLLGVALLIALGFEFVNGFHDTANAVATVIYTHSLPPNVAVVWSGFFNFLGVLLSSGAVAFGIIALLPVELILQVGSSAGFAMIFALLIAAILWNLGTWWLGLPASSSHTLIGSIIGVGVANALMHGRDGTSGVDWAQATKIGYALLLSPLVGFGCAALLLLALRAFVKNRSLYKAPEGNAPPPWWIRGLLILTCTGVSFAHGSNDGQKGMGLIMLILVGTLPMAYALNRTMPEEQSLQFAAVAQVTQQALVKSAPLPTPADPRAVLSDYVRSKEATPQLIPALAALTGHIGEEVKGYGSLAKVPAEAMGNVRNDMYLASESIRLMDKNKVGNFDADTSSKLQLFKQQIDNATRFIPLWVKIAVAIALGLGTMVGWKRIVVTVGEKIGKTHLTYAQGASAETVAMLTIGAADMFGLPVSTTHVLSSGVAGTMVANGGGLQMKTIRNLLMAWVLTLPAAILLSGSLYWLFTQIF; from the coding sequence ATGGCTACTCCCTCCCTGACCGCCAGCCCCGCGTCCGCCGCCAGCGGCAGGCCAGCCCTCGACAAGAAAACCAGCCCGTTTACGTACGTGATCTTTTTCGCCGTGCTGGCGATGGGGATGTTGTTCACCGCCTATAGCCTGATGCACGACATGCACGAACTCGGCACGGTGGTGACCACTTGGACGCCGTTTCTGTTGCTCGGAGTAGCGCTGCTGATTGCCCTGGGTTTCGAGTTCGTCAACGGTTTCCATGACACCGCCAACGCCGTGGCGACGGTGATCTACACGCACTCGCTGCCGCCGAATGTCGCGGTGGTCTGGTCGGGCTTCTTCAACTTTCTCGGGGTGCTGCTTTCGAGTGGTGCGGTGGCGTTCGGCATTATCGCCTTGCTGCCCGTAGAGCTGATTCTGCAGGTCGGTTCCTCTGCCGGTTTCGCAATGATCTTCGCCCTGCTGATCGCGGCGATTCTGTGGAACCTCGGCACCTGGTGGCTGGGTTTGCCGGCGTCGTCTTCACACACTTTGATCGGTTCGATCATCGGCGTCGGCGTGGCCAACGCCCTGATGCACGGCCGCGACGGCACCAGCGGTGTCGACTGGGCACAGGCGACCAAGATTGGTTACGCCTTGCTGCTGTCGCCGTTGGTGGGTTTCGGTTGTGCGGCGCTGTTGCTGCTGGCACTGCGCGCGTTCGTGAAGAATCGCTCGCTGTACAAGGCCCCGGAAGGCAACGCGCCGCCACCGTGGTGGATTCGCGGTTTGCTGATTCTGACTTGCACCGGCGTGTCCTTCGCTCACGGCTCCAATGACGGCCAGAAAGGCATGGGCCTGATCATGTTGATTCTGGTCGGCACGCTGCCGATGGCCTACGCCTTGAACCGCACGATGCCGGAAGAACAGTCGCTGCAGTTTGCCGCCGTGGCACAAGTCACCCAGCAAGCGCTGGTGAAAAGTGCACCGCTGCCGACACCGGCCGATCCGCGTGCGGTCCTCTCCGATTACGTGCGCAGCAAGGAAGCCACGCCGCAACTGATCCCCGCCCTCGCCGCCCTCACCGGGCACATTGGCGAAGAAGTCAAAGGCTACGGTTCGCTGGCGAAAGTCCCGGCCGAAGCCATGGGCAACGTGCGGAATGACATGTACCTGGCCAGCGAAAGCATTCGCCTGATGGACAAGAACAAGGTCGGCAATTTCGACGCCGACACCAGCAGCAAACTGCAACTGTTCAAGCAACAGATCGACAACGCCACGCGATTTATTCCGCTGTGGGTGAAGATCGCCGTGGCCATCGCGCTGGGGCTGGGCACCATGGTCGGCTGGAAGCGGATTGTGGTGACGGTGGGCGAGAAGATCGGCAAGACCCACCTGACCTATGCGCAAGGTGCATCGGCGGAAACCGTGGCCATGCTGACCATTGGTGCGGCGGACATGTTTGGTTTGCCGGTGTCGACCACGCATGTGTTGTCGTCGGGTGTGGCCGGGACCATGGTTGCCAATGGCGGCGGGTTGCAGATGAAGACCATCCGCAATCTGCTGATGGCGTGGGTGCTGACGCTGCCGGCCGCGATCCTGCTGTCGGGCAGCCTTTACTGGCTGTTCACCCAGATCTTCTGA
- a CDS encoding SDR family NAD(P)-dependent oxidoreductase yields MNRKIALITGASRGLGKNAALHLAAQGIDIIGTYHSRVDEAQALVSEVQALGGKAVMLQLDVGRSETFADFGTRVVQALQQTFGRQRFDFLINNAGFGLHASFAETTVEQFDLLMNVHLKGPFFLTQQLLPLINDGGRIINISSGLARFTIPGASAYAAMKGAIEVLTRYQAKELGARQIAVNTLAPGAIETDFGGGTVRDNAAVNAMVADNTALGRAGQPDDIGGALALLLSPGAQWINGQRVEASGGMFL; encoded by the coding sequence ATGAATCGCAAAATCGCATTGATCACCGGCGCCAGCCGTGGCCTCGGCAAAAACGCCGCCCTGCACCTTGCCGCTCAAGGCATCGACATCATCGGCACTTACCACAGCCGCGTCGATGAAGCTCAGGCGCTGGTGAGCGAAGTGCAAGCACTCGGCGGCAAAGCCGTGATGCTGCAACTGGATGTTGGCCGCAGCGAAACCTTTGCCGATTTCGGTACACGTGTTGTGCAGGCGTTGCAGCAGACTTTCGGCCGCCAGCGTTTTGATTTCCTGATCAACAACGCCGGGTTCGGCTTGCATGCCAGTTTCGCCGAGACCACCGTCGAGCAATTCGACCTGCTGATGAATGTGCACCTCAAAGGGCCGTTCTTCCTGACCCAGCAACTGCTGCCACTGATCAACGACGGCGGTCGGATCATCAACATCTCCAGCGGCCTCGCGCGTTTCACCATCCCCGGCGCCAGCGCTTATGCCGCAATGAAAGGCGCGATTGAAGTGCTGACCCGCTATCAGGCGAAGGAGTTGGGCGCACGGCAAATTGCCGTGAACACCCTGGCACCCGGTGCCATTGAAACCGACTTTGGCGGCGGCACCGTTCGCGACAACGCGGCAGTGAATGCAATGGTCGCCGACAACACTGCGTTGGGTCGCGCCGGCCAGCCGGATGATATTGGCGGGGCGTTGGCGCTGTTGCTGTCGCCGGGTGCGCAGTGGATCAATGGTCAGCGGGTCGAGGCATCCGGCGGGATGTTTCTCTAA
- a CDS encoding multidrug/biocide efflux PACE transporter — protein MTANKSITERIFQAIGFELLAILICTPLLAWIMQKPMLEMGAVTVLIAMLALGWNVVFNRFFDRLLVRMDVAHNAWVRVVHALLFEGGLIVMGVPLIAWWLSVSLWQAFLLDIGVLLFFLPYTYVYHWGYDVLRERLVMRNACQG, from the coding sequence ATGACTGCCAACAAATCCATCACTGAACGTATTTTCCAGGCCATCGGTTTCGAACTGCTGGCGATTCTGATCTGCACCCCGTTGCTGGCGTGGATCATGCAAAAACCGATGCTTGAAATGGGCGCGGTGACTGTACTGATCGCCATGCTGGCACTGGGTTGGAACGTGGTGTTCAACCGCTTCTTCGATCGCCTGCTGGTGCGGATGGACGTTGCGCACAACGCCTGGGTACGGGTGGTGCACGCGCTGCTGTTCGAGGGTGGTTTGATCGTGATGGGTGTGCCGCTGATTGCCTGGTGGCTGTCGGTCAGCCTGTGGCAGGCGTTTTTGCTCGACATCGGCGTGTTGCTGTTTTTCCTGCCGTACACCTATGTGTATCACTGGGGCTATGACGTCTTGCGCGAGCGCTTGGTAATGCGTAACGCGTGTCAGGGTTGA
- a CDS encoding pyridoxamine 5'-phosphate oxidase family protein, with product MIDSIEALEAIYGLPHDRAVRKQIGFLNEDYQAMVRVSPLVIVSSVGADGLDNSPRGDKAGFVRIIDQNTLALPDRPGNNRIDTLRNVLQDPRVSLLFIIPGIGETLRVNGTATISDDPQLLESFAVNGKPAKTVLLVTVEAAFFHCSKAFVRSDAWNPETHLPRSALPSAGAFHKRLNDGQFDADTYDREAPKRVSDTLY from the coding sequence ATGATCGATTCGATCGAAGCGCTGGAAGCGATTTACGGACTGCCCCACGACCGCGCGGTGCGCAAGCAGATTGGTTTTCTCAACGAGGATTATCAGGCGATGGTGCGGGTTTCGCCGCTGGTGATCGTCAGCTCGGTGGGCGCCGATGGCCTGGATAATTCACCGCGGGGTGACAAAGCCGGGTTTGTGCGGATCATTGATCAAAACACCCTGGCCCTGCCGGATCGCCCGGGCAACAACCGCATCGATACTTTGCGCAATGTCCTGCAGGATCCGCGAGTATCGCTGCTGTTCATCATTCCGGGGATTGGCGAGACGTTGCGGGTCAATGGCACGGCGACGATCAGCGACGATCCGCAGCTGCTGGAAAGCTTTGCGGTGAATGGCAAACCGGCGAAAACGGTGTTGCTGGTGACGGTGGAAGCGGCGTTCTTTCATTGCTCTAAAGCCTTCGTCCGCTCCGATGCATGGAACCCGGAAACGCATCTGCCGCGCTCCGCCCTGCCCTCTGCTGGCGCCTTCCACAAACGCCTGAATGATGGGCAGTTTGATGCCGACACTTACGATCGTGAAGCGCCAAAAAGAGTAAGCGACACCCTCTACTGA
- a CDS encoding GNAT family N-acetyltransferase — translation MSAQLVPYDSLNALQREQVEAIEIHAEQIKFSGDIHGALHTLLSKPGPGVKGFALLADEVPVAFLLLKRPPVLPAWADEHSATLHALQVDRRAQGKGYGKACLQALPSAARLAWPEIKGLELSVDADNDAAIALYAKYGYVDSGEAYKGRIGYERRMGLFF, via the coding sequence GTGTCAGCCCAACTCGTGCCGTACGACAGCCTTAACGCTTTGCAGCGTGAGCAAGTCGAAGCGATTGAAATCCATGCCGAGCAGATCAAGTTCTCTGGCGATATTCATGGTGCCTTGCATACTTTGCTGTCGAAACCCGGCCCCGGCGTGAAGGGTTTTGCGCTGCTGGCGGATGAAGTACCGGTGGCGTTTCTGTTGCTCAAACGCCCGCCAGTGTTGCCGGCCTGGGCTGATGAACACAGCGCCACCTTGCATGCGTTGCAGGTTGATCGCCGGGCGCAGGGCAAGGGTTACGGCAAGGCCTGTCTGCAAGCGCTGCCCTCGGCCGCGCGTCTGGCGTGGCCGGAAATCAAAGGACTGGAATTGTCGGTGGACGCAGACAATGACGCGGCTATCGCGCTCTACGCCAAGTACGGCTACGTCGACAGCGGCGAAGCGTACAAGGGCCGGATCGGTTACGAACGACGCATGGGTCTGTTTTTCTAA
- a CDS encoding YybH family protein, with translation MSAQSDIQTLINTYREAVMTKDVEKVMALYADDIVSFDAIKALQFKGKPAYRAHWVACMEMCPGPHIFEFHEIAIESADNIAFAHWVANCGGTNEKGETQSCWMRVTACYRQVGGAWKIAHEHWSAPFDPMSGATLFDVQP, from the coding sequence ATGAGCGCACAATCTGACATCCAGACCCTGATCAACACCTACCGCGAAGCCGTCATGACCAAGGACGTGGAGAAAGTCATGGCGCTGTACGCCGACGACATCGTCTCCTTCGACGCGATCAAGGCTTTGCAATTCAAGGGCAAACCTGCCTACCGCGCGCACTGGGTGGCGTGCATGGAAATGTGCCCCGGCCCGCACATTTTCGAGTTTCACGAAATTGCCATCGAAAGCGCCGACAACATCGCCTTCGCCCATTGGGTCGCCAACTGCGGCGGCACCAATGAGAAAGGCGAAACCCAGAGCTGCTGGATGCGCGTCACCGCCTGCTATCGGCAGGTCGGCGGGGCGTGGAAAATCGCCCATGAACATTGGTCGGCCCCTTTCGATCCGATGAGCGGCGCGACCCTGTTTGATGTGCAGCCCTGA
- a CDS encoding transporter, with amino-acid sequence MNHSLDISHRDPDLFGLLYGFRFLPGERGREVDSATALRCLQDDNDTGEFLWLHLNLAHAACERWMKSHLQLPEEFFEALHEGSRSTRIEHVDSALLAVVNDVVFNLSSMVSSDVSTLWVCVRSKLIVSARLQPLHSVDKLRSSVKAGERFRSPSELLVHLLRDQGEVLTQIVRKTSMSVDQVEDELLSSRLSTNRAELGANRRVLVRLQRLLALEPGSLLRLLNRPPPWLQKEDVKELRKSTEEFALIINDLTALGERIKLLQEEIAANLNEQSNRTLFTLTVVTVLALPINIIAGFFGMNVGGVPLSQDPEGFWILVALVATFTVIAGRWAFRKRGDY; translated from the coding sequence ATGAACCACAGCCTCGATATCAGTCATCGCGATCCTGATCTGTTTGGCCTGCTCTACGGCTTTCGTTTCCTGCCCGGCGAACGTGGCCGCGAAGTCGATTCGGCCACGGCATTGCGCTGTTTGCAGGATGACAACGACACGGGTGAATTCCTTTGGCTGCACCTCAATCTGGCGCATGCCGCGTGCGAGCGCTGGATGAAAAGCCATCTGCAATTGCCCGAAGAATTTTTCGAGGCGCTGCACGAAGGTTCGCGCTCGACGCGCATCGAGCACGTCGACTCGGCGTTGCTGGCGGTGGTCAACGATGTGGTGTTCAACCTCAGCAGCATGGTCTCCTCGGACGTGTCGACGCTGTGGGTCTGTGTGCGCAGCAAGCTGATCGTCAGTGCGCGCTTGCAACCGTTGCACTCGGTGGACAAATTGCGCTCATCGGTGAAGGCCGGCGAACGCTTTCGTTCGCCCTCGGAACTGCTCGTACATCTGTTGCGTGATCAGGGTGAAGTGCTGACGCAGATCGTGCGCAAGACCAGCATGAGCGTCGATCAGGTCGAGGACGAATTGCTTTCCTCGCGGCTGTCGACCAACCGTGCCGAACTCGGTGCCAACCGGCGTGTGCTGGTGCGCCTGCAACGGCTGCTGGCGCTGGAGCCGGGTTCGTTATTGCGTTTGCTCAATCGGCCGCCGCCTTGGTTGCAGAAGGAGGACGTCAAGGAACTGCGCAAATCCACCGAGGAATTTGCGCTGATCATCAACGACCTCACCGCCCTCGGCGAGCGGATCAAACTGCTCCAGGAAGAGATCGCCGCCAACCTCAACGAACAGAGCAACCGCACGCTGTTTACGCTGACGGTGGTGACTGTGCTCGCGTTGCCGATCAACATCATTGCCGGTTTTTTCGGGATGAATGTGGGTGGCGTGCCGTTGTCGCAGGATCCGGAAGGGTTCTGGATATTGGTCGCGCTGGTGGCGACGTTTACCGTGATTGCCGGGCGTTGGGCGTTTCGCAAGCGCGGAGATTACTAA